In Silvanigrella paludirubra, one DNA window encodes the following:
- a CDS encoding putative toxin: MQKLNNYIKFIILILFSHLYSNVAFAEVFSAPTLSKPSAPGTFGARHLDWSVSDLGEVGYSIPIAAPALKQLSMNLSLNYSPTHAYGDAGAFWNFSLMKVSLDLKRGQTQFLTRNLCTQSMADNLYINGTKLIPQSPGVWMTSLNSGRDILKCHENGFVFYKSTGDIFHFGLTSESISMTASGEAIEWLISKHSTFRGKQEIFYEYEKPTGQPTEFGLSNTNIPNLYAKPMLKRIYSDDVELQIQYQENSFKNLHFYGGIPQILFGRVSEISVLKNTHLLHKYVFQYENSSKFAFSRLYSMQELGSDGKSTYPKTIFSYRGSNSTISNELSSVNEKFDRSFPSFSDNYFKFADLLSTGKSQMLFHAGSDSFWLTSFDPTKVFAAEPNGGLVTTQKIKVRLEAYAQYSKNLKDLQFVDLMGTGTTDIYSSNGANPVILLNDRKFNEKGELIFKRYARLSRDDFDFLRQCGLDPRKWKTLNLTGQGRSDFICIGNKNAFILINKGIKLVDAKENRYEIIAKRLKVKLDYNLQSTLQDDYAIIDWNADGLSDLLVNHGNSIYLLLNTGNFAKGENQSSFFEKVNLGLYRYLGGIKASKMLIGDFTGTGLPSINFKHSRFLINHGLGKPLTELYIENIKKFNPEYAAVVQLTGTGKQQIFAATPATHGNAIIELASRSFPNHLHSVVSADGRFLSFNYTSSVLENQEAITTEQNAEVKQLEMQQPIMPVVLPLLKQIGFSDGINPTRMTRYAYRLPRFDSYLNKYLGFSLVRKQNVGDETQLGTLQEKRFLSGVRLSEVEKFSGFVDYRLQSEKNVIQHEMLNQCLNPSLTAENTQWCTDLAGFSYYSKSGATNDSISFATGLLNTKEIYTETFTKFELKLFQSHDYPENLKLASEKPELAFIVNKMVESEKKGDNYLNLQKIYGKVTNYFDEKGRILSTVTSNPTELMGDEKVVNFSYFCPLTHPENLNIFCDQVEFEQKTSSLGNVKSISKKIVYDLLTGNPLEEWLSNQDGQLTLQANVSYDQFGRIKKIKKGSGEFSEFEWENNNNNLSSILDHDNIKSIAIYDELGYIKKVESNRGNISAYEYDSFGRVTQISTNHSGTVPLKVIHIVQDYWDIFLNWLKKIFSANNNSEDDSPNTSLVSSDLKTYVTEKYEYQFPEITFTNSNSFDAEIENLNQFDVNLDKNPNAYSYHEGVLGKFKNHKFIPGHIIAYKRNHNDENLELVSKLWLTGDDESLYSAVKTNKGMYSISNKSKYNSLGNIYKEFLNLEISHADIINNNLPSQDSFKLRTIYQYYADGGIKSEIFADGLEIKHIDGVDYDELITPAGRKNRNIYNSIGQVIQKQLGLNSQSSITDKTLISNISYDAFGRIKEISNNDNLLASQSFGHNNLVEFQNHNGLGVSRFFYDNYGRLNQNLICPVGTNIEDCNILTSAKLSKAITYSNTGKVKQEEFKSYNRNSNTNSVELISYTFGTLANQTRNEDLGLPIEIKISSQHNIGYSESIKKLSHNRIGLVANEDLEIFVGKTQNDKKSIGVYQVERVFDLSSNLVQLKSRGGFSRENLNKLKTNYFTGYSVSYESGTNKISQLSFLQNGVAQSVPLEKVEIDSEGYIKSVQLSNNLLVKSCWHHRKEVPLSMWVGNSQMSSFDICDDNVSQVSQGLFHNKIEYDEDLYPVSVRDLSKFNKQNSILSADTNFSYDIQGRLIRAQGINENSWGQIDYEYSLSGRIQKISRSGNFVKNRISKSAGSLNDSYSYSSSGQIGVLSDVHSSDGFESANLKFQSDNLGFRNIGVIPSLSVFGEQNKNISWKNKNEIPMQKYEWNGRGLIAGTYEGIMNKEDQFIQNDLINFKISDENGGTLAELDGIEFFNDTNETQDKFKTTKLPRSVYAAQGISFERDEIHFNINIGAFTSLRLITRYPTLNALNPTTISDTHMQTRKELVIKDQVSSISQVIDIDTQKVVERNTTEPYGLSKGIPLIGNSILSDFKTNNKRADVSLYVNSQSNMRDDWNIKSFESINQNDDSDKKGMRNSTIFATGKFSHSTGLSTMGVRTFDPARGQWISPDIHVAQNFSTILSSPIEQNLFQYALNNPVQFNDPSGKIAPLVVYGVFVGTVHVVRFVQTAMAVQRVVQAATVVATAGHIASNIPVKIQSASIQNTANIGTTASVSISMQGQTTNNIDTQKKAVSLTNSASKVDKCAPNFDLRSNQAKGRSAEEQYAAKYNLTKNTKTYQTSIGNTIPDFVTPSKFIEIKNVNKQGWTAQLRRELEAAKANGKTLEVVVDERTKISSKLDKLDSDPKSGLKVTRENFQNKKESNNPCKSEGKESPNKPSKDNKPNDNSNTGASSDSKKPDTGTDKK, from the coding sequence ATGCAAAAATTAAATAATTATATTAAATTTATTATTCTTATTTTATTCTCACATTTATATTCAAATGTAGCATTTGCTGAAGTTTTTTCAGCACCAACACTATCAAAACCATCCGCTCCTGGTACTTTTGGTGCGAGGCATTTAGATTGGAGCGTTAGTGATTTAGGAGAAGTTGGTTATAGCATTCCTATTGCGGCACCTGCATTAAAACAATTAAGCATGAATTTAAGTTTAAATTACTCACCAACGCATGCTTATGGTGATGCTGGAGCGTTTTGGAATTTTTCCTTAATGAAAGTTTCTTTAGATTTAAAAAGAGGACAAACACAATTTTTAACCCGTAATTTATGTACGCAGTCCATGGCAGACAATTTATATATCAATGGGACAAAATTAATTCCGCAGTCTCCTGGTGTTTGGATGACTTCTTTAAATTCAGGAAGAGATATATTAAAATGCCATGAAAATGGATTTGTTTTTTATAAATCTACAGGAGATATTTTTCATTTTGGTTTGACTTCAGAATCTATCAGTATGACTGCGAGTGGAGAGGCTATTGAATGGTTAATAAGTAAACACTCTACTTTTCGTGGTAAGCAAGAAATATTTTATGAATACGAAAAGCCAACAGGTCAACCTACTGAATTTGGTTTAAGCAATACAAATATTCCAAATTTGTATGCAAAGCCAATGTTAAAAAGAATTTACTCTGATGATGTTGAGCTGCAAATTCAATATCAAGAAAATAGCTTTAAAAATTTACATTTTTACGGCGGCATTCCACAAATTTTATTTGGCAGAGTTTCTGAAATTTCTGTGTTAAAAAATACACATTTATTACACAAATATGTTTTTCAATATGAAAATTCTTCTAAATTCGCCTTTTCTAGACTTTATTCAATGCAAGAATTAGGCAGTGATGGGAAGAGTACCTATCCAAAAACAATTTTTAGCTATCGAGGAAGTAACTCAACTATTAGTAATGAATTAAGCAGTGTAAATGAAAAGTTTGATCGATCTTTTCCAAGCTTTTCTGACAACTATTTTAAATTTGCAGATTTACTAAGCACAGGTAAATCACAAATGTTATTTCATGCTGGCAGTGATTCATTTTGGTTAACTTCATTTGATCCCACTAAAGTATTTGCCGCAGAACCAAATGGTGGGCTGGTAACTACCCAAAAAATAAAAGTAAGACTAGAAGCATATGCTCAATATAGTAAAAATTTAAAAGATTTACAGTTTGTGGACTTAATGGGAACTGGTACCACAGATATTTATAGTTCCAATGGCGCCAATCCTGTTATTTTATTAAATGACCGAAAATTTAATGAAAAAGGCGAATTGATTTTTAAACGTTATGCGCGACTCAGTCGCGATGACTTTGATTTTCTCAGACAATGTGGGTTAGATCCTAGAAAGTGGAAAACTTTAAATTTAACTGGACAAGGGCGCAGTGATTTTATTTGTATCGGTAATAAAAATGCATTTATTTTAATAAATAAAGGAATAAAATTAGTTGATGCAAAAGAAAATCGTTACGAAATAATCGCAAAAAGATTAAAAGTTAAATTAGATTATAACTTGCAATCAACTCTCCAAGATGACTACGCAATTATTGATTGGAATGCCGATGGACTTTCTGATTTGCTTGTTAATCATGGAAATAGTATTTACTTATTACTTAATACAGGAAATTTTGCAAAAGGTGAAAATCAAAGTAGCTTTTTTGAAAAAGTAAACTTAGGGCTATACCGTTACCTTGGTGGTATCAAAGCTTCAAAAATGCTTATTGGTGATTTTACTGGTACTGGCTTACCAAGTATTAATTTTAAACACAGCCGTTTTTTAATTAATCACGGTTTAGGAAAACCCTTAACTGAATTATACATTGAAAATATTAAAAAATTTAACCCTGAATATGCTGCTGTTGTACAGTTAACAGGAACTGGCAAGCAACAAATTTTTGCTGCCACACCTGCGACACATGGTAACGCAATTATTGAACTTGCGAGCCGCTCTTTTCCAAATCATTTACACTCAGTGGTTAGCGCAGATGGTAGATTTTTAAGTTTTAACTACACATCTTCCGTCTTAGAAAACCAAGAAGCAATTACAACAGAACAAAATGCTGAAGTTAAACAACTTGAAATGCAACAACCTATCATGCCCGTAGTCTTACCTTTACTAAAACAAATTGGCTTTTCAGATGGGATTAACCCCACAAGAATGACACGCTATGCTTATCGCTTGCCTAGATTTGATAGTTACTTAAATAAGTATTTAGGTTTTTCATTGGTAAGAAAACAAAATGTTGGTGATGAAACGCAATTAGGTACCTTACAAGAAAAAAGATTTTTATCAGGTGTCCGTTTAAGTGAAGTAGAAAAATTCTCTGGATTTGTTGATTATCGCTTACAATCTGAAAAAAATGTGATTCAGCATGAAATGCTGAATCAATGTTTAAACCCTTCATTAACTGCTGAAAATACTCAATGGTGCACCGATTTAGCAGGGTTTTCTTATTACAGTAAATCGGGTGCTACAAATGATTCTATTTCTTTTGCAACTGGTCTTTTAAACACAAAAGAAATCTATACTGAAACCTTCACAAAATTTGAATTAAAATTATTTCAAAGTCATGATTACCCCGAAAATTTAAAATTAGCTTCTGAAAAACCAGAATTGGCTTTTATTGTTAATAAAATGGTAGAAAGTGAAAAAAAAGGGGATAATTATTTAAATTTACAAAAAATTTATGGAAAAGTAACAAATTATTTTGATGAAAAAGGAAGAATTTTATCGACTGTTACATCGAATCCAACGGAATTAATGGGAGATGAAAAAGTTGTAAATTTTAGTTATTTTTGTCCATTAACACATCCAGAAAATTTAAATATATTTTGCGATCAAGTTGAATTTGAGCAAAAAACTTCTTCACTAGGAAATGTAAAATCTATTTCGAAAAAAATTGTTTACGATCTCTTAACCGGCAATCCATTAGAAGAATGGCTAAGTAACCAAGACGGACAATTAACACTTCAAGCCAATGTCAGTTATGACCAATTTGGGCGCATTAAAAAAATTAAAAAAGGTTCTGGCGAGTTTTCCGAGTTTGAGTGGGAAAATAATAATAATAATTTAAGCTCAATTCTTGATCATGATAACATAAAATCCATTGCCATATATGATGAACTTGGGTACATAAAAAAAGTTGAATCAAACCGAGGAAATATTTCAGCTTATGAATACGATTCCTTTGGAAGAGTTACTCAAATTAGTACAAATCATAGCGGTACTGTTCCTTTAAAAGTAATTCACATTGTTCAAGATTATTGGGATATCTTTTTAAACTGGTTAAAAAAAATATTTTCTGCAAACAACAATTCAGAAGATGACTCGCCAAATACTTCATTGGTTAGTTCCGATTTAAAAACATATGTTACTGAAAAATATGAATATCAATTTCCTGAAATAACATTTACAAACTCAAATTCGTTTGATGCAGAAATAGAAAATCTAAATCAATTTGATGTTAATTTAGATAAAAACCCCAATGCTTATTCTTATCATGAAGGTGTTTTAGGAAAATTTAAAAATCATAAATTCATTCCTGGGCATATTATAGCATATAAAAGAAATCATAATGACGAAAATTTAGAGCTTGTTTCTAAATTATGGCTTACTGGTGATGATGAAAGTTTATATTCCGCAGTTAAAACAAACAAGGGAATGTATTCTATATCTAATAAGTCTAAATACAACAGCTTAGGAAACATTTATAAAGAGTTTTTAAATTTAGAAATTAGTCATGCGGACATTATAAATAATAATTTACCTTCACAAGATTCTTTTAAATTAAGAACAATATATCAATATTATGCAGATGGTGGAATTAAATCTGAAATTTTTGCAGATGGTTTAGAAATTAAACATATTGATGGTGTTGATTATGATGAATTAATCACCCCAGCCGGCAGAAAAAATCGAAATATCTATAACTCCATTGGTCAAGTTATTCAAAAACAATTAGGACTAAATTCCCAAAGTAGCATTACAGATAAAACATTAATAAGTAATATTAGCTATGATGCTTTTGGTAGAATTAAAGAAATATCTAATAATGATAACTTACTAGCAAGCCAATCTTTTGGACATAATAATTTAGTTGAATTTCAAAACCATAATGGATTAGGGGTTTCTCGTTTCTTTTATGACAATTATGGAAGACTCAATCAAAATTTAATTTGCCCGGTTGGAACAAATATTGAAGATTGTAATATTTTAACTTCAGCTAAATTAAGCAAAGCCATCACTTATTCAAATACTGGAAAAGTGAAACAAGAAGAATTTAAAAGTTATAATAGAAATTCTAATACAAATTCTGTTGAATTAATTTCATATACATTTGGAACTTTAGCAAATCAAACTCGAAATGAAGATTTAGGTCTTCCGATTGAAATTAAAATAAGTTCCCAACATAATATTGGTTATAGCGAAAGTATAAAAAAATTATCACATAATAGAATTGGTTTAGTTGCAAATGAAGATTTAGAAATATTTGTAGGCAAAACCCAAAACGATAAAAAAAGTATAGGTGTTTACCAAGTTGAACGTGTTTTTGATTTATCTTCTAATTTAGTTCAATTAAAATCCCGTGGTGGTTTTAGTCGTGAAAACTTAAATAAATTAAAAACAAATTACTTTACGGGTTATAGTGTTTCCTATGAGTCAGGAACAAATAAAATTTCGCAACTTAGTTTTTTACAAAATGGCGTTGCGCAGTCTGTTCCTTTAGAAAAAGTCGAAATTGATTCTGAAGGGTATATTAAATCTGTTCAACTTTCTAATAATTTACTTGTTAAGTCTTGTTGGCATCATAGAAAAGAAGTTCCTTTATCAATGTGGGTTGGAAATTCACAAATGTCCTCTTTTGATATTTGTGATGATAACGTATCTCAAGTGTCACAAGGTCTATTTCACAATAAAATTGAATATGATGAAGATTTATACCCTGTTTCTGTAAGAGATCTTTCTAAATTTAATAAACAAAATTCAATTTTGTCTGCCGATACAAATTTTAGTTACGATATTCAGGGAAGACTCATACGAGCTCAAGGAATAAACGAAAACTCTTGGGGACAAATTGATTATGAATATTCCTTAAGTGGAAGAATTCAAAAAATTTCTCGTTCTGGAAATTTTGTTAAAAATAGAATTTCAAAATCTGCAGGAAGTTTAAATGATTCTTATTCTTATTCAAGCTCAGGACAAATAGGTGTTTTAAGTGATGTTCATTCTAGCGATGGATTTGAATCTGCAAATTTAAAATTTCAATCTGATAATTTAGGTTTTAGAAATATTGGTGTTATTCCTTCTTTATCTGTTTTTGGAGAACAAAATAAAAATATATCTTGGAAAAATAAAAATGAAATTCCAATGCAAAAATATGAATGGAATGGCAGAGGTTTAATAGCTGGTACTTATGAAGGAATTATGAATAAAGAAGATCAATTTATTCAAAATGATCTCATAAATTTTAAAATTAGCGATGAAAACGGCGGTACGTTAGCAGAATTAGATGGGATTGAGTTTTTTAATGATACTAACGAAACTCAAGATAAATTTAAAACCACAAAACTTCCTAGAAGTGTTTATGCAGCACAAGGTATTTCATTTGAAAGAGATGAAATTCATTTTAATATTAATATAGGAGCCTTTACATCTCTTAGGCTCATTACCCGCTACCCTACTTTAAATGCGCTAAACCCAACAACTATATCTGATACTCATATGCAAACAAGAAAAGAACTTGTCATTAAAGATCAAGTTTCTTCTATTTCACAGGTTATAGATATAGATACACAGAAGGTAGTAGAACGTAACACAACAGAACCTTATGGTTTATCTAAAGGCATTCCCTTAATAGGAAACTCTATTTTATCTGATTTTAAAACAAATAATAAAAGAGCAGATGTTTCTTTATATGTAAATAGCCAAAGCAATATGCGAGACGATTGGAATATAAAATCATTTGAATCCATAAATCAAAATGATGATTCTGATAAAAAAGGAATGAGAAACTCTACTATTTTTGCCACAGGTAAATTTTCACACTCTACAGGTTTGAGTACTATGGGAGTTCGAACATTTGACCCTGCAAGGGGACAATGGATTTCACCTGATATTCATGTTGCTCAAAATTTTTCCACAATTTTAAGTTCACCTATTGAGCAAAATTTATTTCAATACGCATTAAATAATCCCGTACAATTTAATGACCCATCTGGAAAAATTGCTCCTCTTGTTGTTTATGGAGTTTTTGTTGGGACTGTTCATGTAGTCCGCTTCGTCCAAACAGCCATGGCCGTACAGCGTGTTGTTCAAGCAGCCACTGTTGTTGCAACTGCAGGACATATTGCTTCAAATATTCCGGTTAAAATACAATCGGCAAGTATTCAAAATACAGCAAATATTGGTACGACTGCTTCTGTCTCCATTTCTATGCAAGGACAAACAACAAATAATATTGATACTCAAAAGAAAGCGGTATCTTTAACTAATTCTGCGTCTAAAGTGGATAAATGCGCGCCAAATTTTGACCTAAGAAGCAACCAAGCAAAAGGAAGAAGTGCGGAAGAACAATATGCAGCAAAATATAATTTAACGAAAAACACAAAAACGTATCAAACTTCAATTGGAAACACGATTCCTGACTTTGTTACACCTAGTAAATTTATAGAAATAAAAAATGTAAATAAACAAGGATGGACTGCTCAACTTCGAAGAGAATTGGAAGCTGCTAAAGCAAATGGTAAAACATTAGAAGTCGTCGTTGATGAAAGAACAAAGATTTCTAGTAAATTAGATAAACTAGATAGTGATCCTAAATCAGGATTAAAAGTGACTCGTGAAAACTTTCAAAATAAGAAAGAGTCAAATAATCCTTGTAAATCGGAAGGAAAAGAATCACCAAACAAACCTTCAAAAGACAATAAACCAAATGATAATTCAAATACTGGGGCAAGTAGCGATAGTAAAAAACCAGATACTGGGACTGATAAAAAATAA
- a CDS encoding RCC1 domain-containing protein — translation MIQKLNYLFTFTTLLCIYEANANETSMKRSKRSVVWNNHEEKFRSLFSNNSALCLIANNNNLLCYNLHSDPNKLPPNTQKIIGQYKTAAAGEKHFCAIGLHDSAIYCWGSNNEGQLGTGDQQNSFFPVKVYSFELFTNLAVSKNNSYALDSTGKIWGWGSNQFGQLGYANLELPSYYPSQISSDDDQYFAISAGNDYFCAIEHEGEDSFGKFGQIYCYGKNFTEQENEDYPEYNPLILKGMGANHYYAVSSAVNHTCAINKQRKIECWGENKFGQLGINPSVKNYSDVSVLVTHPTDSEFNNSQFKSIVTTANATCGTTDTNKTYCFGDNTFGQLGYKLGNEAIKEENGFRYSIQYLPKQLDKNSDVINKSYVSLAGNAKTLCGLTQQQELECWGFTEKNYFKEISLGDDFYCGLSLKGTRALCGSAKKSNDNHLTHPWNTTVQFPWVSKEEFIQVSAGEFAVCGITGENTSNTYCAFNKKTPLFENKFKFKKVNLQNSSLKIAVGDSHVCSIQKNSGQIYCSGNNAFGQLGIGSLRSSKYAVEFKPIVNPLKIQFKDLALSGRTTCGLSVTNEVYCFGSNEYGEIGSNLIASMSKTTLHKIKDLKLKTIVAGNKHFCGVTLDDTQNKNKLYCWGDNSFGQVGKQNIADPYQNNNIHLPHEVLNTQNVVSVTASEHTTCFLNKNNESYCFGKDLENVFEERSLAFLNHIPYQVQKNNSYTSISLGKKMACGILKTDKTINCWGMKN, via the coding sequence ATGATTCAAAAATTAAATTATTTATTCACTTTTACAACATTATTATGTATTTATGAAGCCAATGCGAATGAAACAAGCATGAAAAGATCGAAGCGCAGTGTTGTGTGGAATAATCATGAAGAAAAATTTAGAAGTTTATTTTCAAATAATAGCGCATTATGCTTAATAGCTAACAATAATAATTTATTATGCTATAATTTACACTCTGATCCCAATAAATTACCACCCAATACACAAAAAATAATTGGACAATATAAAACAGCAGCCGCTGGTGAAAAACATTTTTGCGCAATTGGTTTGCATGATTCTGCAATTTACTGCTGGGGTAGTAATAACGAAGGGCAACTGGGTACGGGCGATCAACAAAATTCGTTCTTCCCAGTCAAAGTATATTCTTTTGAGTTGTTTACTAACTTAGCAGTTAGTAAAAATAATTCCTATGCTTTAGATAGTACCGGTAAGATATGGGGTTGGGGCAGTAATCAATTTGGGCAACTTGGTTATGCCAACTTAGAACTTCCTTCTTACTATCCTTCACAAATTAGTTCAGATGATGATCAGTATTTTGCGATTTCAGCTGGGAATGATTATTTTTGTGCAATTGAACATGAAGGTGAAGATTCCTTTGGAAAATTTGGACAAATTTATTGTTACGGTAAAAATTTTACAGAACAAGAAAATGAGGATTATCCTGAATACAATCCCTTAATTTTAAAAGGAATGGGCGCAAACCATTATTATGCAGTATCATCCGCAGTTAATCATACATGCGCCATAAATAAACAAAGAAAAATTGAATGCTGGGGTGAAAATAAATTTGGACAATTAGGCATAAATCCAAGTGTAAAAAATTATTCTGATGTATCCGTTTTAGTTACCCACCCAACCGATAGCGAATTTAATAATAGCCAATTTAAAAGTATTGTAACAACCGCAAATGCAACTTGCGGAACAACAGATACAAATAAAACCTATTGTTTTGGAGATAATACTTTTGGACAACTTGGCTATAAATTAGGGAATGAAGCCATTAAAGAAGAAAATGGTTTTCGTTATTCTATACAATATTTGCCAAAGCAGTTGGACAAAAATTCAGATGTCATAAATAAAAGTTATGTAAGTTTAGCAGGAAACGCCAAAACATTATGTGGACTAACCCAACAACAAGAATTAGAATGTTGGGGTTTTACAGAAAAAAATTACTTTAAAGAAATTAGTTTAGGCGATGATTTTTACTGTGGATTAAGTTTAAAAGGAACTCGTGCACTTTGTGGGAGTGCTAAAAAAAGTAATGATAATCATTTAACTCATCCTTGGAATACAACAGTTCAGTTTCCCTGGGTAAGTAAAGAAGAATTCATACAAGTTAGTGCGGGAGAATTTGCGGTATGTGGAATCACTGGGGAAAATACAAGTAATACTTACTGTGCATTTAATAAAAAAACTCCATTGTTTGAAAATAAATTTAAATTTAAAAAAGTAAATTTACAAAATTCTAGTTTAAAAATAGCAGTAGGAGATAGTCATGTTTGCTCTATTCAAAAAAATAGTGGACAAATTTATTGTTCTGGAAATAACGCATTTGGACAATTAGGAATAGGGTCATTACGTTCTTCAAAATATGCAGTAGAATTTAAGCCAATAGTTAATCCTTTAAAAATTCAATTTAAAGATCTCGCTTTGAGTGGCAGAACAACGTGTGGATTGTCAGTGACAAATGAAGTTTATTGTTTTGGCTCTAATGAATATGGCGAAATAGGCTCTAACTTAATAGCTTCTATGTCTAAAACCACACTTCATAAAATAAAAGACTTAAAATTAAAAACCATAGTCGCAGGAAATAAGCATTTTTGTGGTGTTACATTAGACGATACTCAAAATAAAAATAAATTATATTGCTGGGGCGACAATTCATTTGGCCAAGTTGGAAAACAAAATATTGCAGACCCTTATCAAAATAATAATATCCATTTGCCACATGAAGTGCTCAATACACAAAATGTAGTTAGTGTTACAGCAAGTGAACATACCACCTGTTTTTTAAATAAAAATAATGAATCTTATTGTTTTGGCAAAGACTTGGAAAATGTCTTTGAAGAAAGATCATTAGCTTTTTTAAACCACATACCATATCAAGTGCAAAAAAATAATTCTTACACTTCAATTTCATTAGGAAAGAAAATGGCGTGCGGTATTTTAAAAACAGATAAAACTATAAATTGTTGGGGTATGAAAAATTAA
- the trmFO gene encoding methylenetetrahydrofolate--tRNA-(uracil(54)-C(5))-methyltransferase (FADH(2)-oxidizing) TrmFO: MKVAVIGAGLAGSECSWILAEHYNLEVTLFEMKSKKTTPAQITPHLFAELVCSNSLKSKSRLNPAGTLKEEIHKLGSIVIPSARAAEVPAGETLAVDRELFSGAITEKLKNHKNITVKEMIIEQVDDILKFGEFSAIVIATGPLTDDALAIDLRKITKCEQLYFYDAIAPILDGDTVDHDIVFLANRKSKTHSYEKKIAQEAAALEGLPQIDEGEEEGDYLNIPLNKEEYFAFVEKVLNGPKVPHKDFEEPRYFNGCQPIEVLAESGPRTLSFGPMKPKGLTDPRTGRMPYAVVQLRKEKLGDTAWNMVGFQTRLTWGAQKEILSSLPGLNKVEFFRMGSMHRNTYFVSPNVLNEDFSLKENNKIYLAGQIMGVEGYLESSAMGVFIGHVIGNKLTKKKLLTIPPANTSLGCLARYCIYGEAKKFTPMNIHWGLFNELSKEDINKYSSQPEQVLKMKKIDKSVKRELMACRSEDLFQQWYKMEFGE; encoded by the coding sequence ATGAAAGTTGCTGTCATTGGGGCAGGCCTTGCGGGGAGTGAATGCTCTTGGATACTAGCAGAGCATTATAACTTAGAGGTAACACTCTTTGAAATGAAGTCTAAAAAAACGACTCCAGCACAAATCACGCCCCATTTATTTGCTGAACTTGTTTGCTCGAACAGTTTAAAGTCGAAAAGTCGTTTAAACCCAGCTGGTACTCTTAAAGAAGAAATTCATAAATTAGGAAGTATTGTCATTCCAAGCGCCCGTGCTGCCGAAGTCCCTGCAGGAGAAACCCTTGCGGTTGATAGAGAACTTTTCTCAGGTGCGATAACGGAAAAATTAAAAAATCATAAAAACATTACAGTTAAAGAGATGATCATTGAACAAGTCGATGATATTTTAAAATTTGGAGAATTTTCTGCGATTGTCATTGCCACAGGCCCTTTGACCGATGACGCCCTTGCAATCGACCTCCGCAAAATAACCAAATGCGAACAACTTTATTTTTACGATGCCATTGCACCTATTTTAGATGGCGATACGGTCGATCACGACATTGTTTTTTTAGCCAACCGAAAATCAAAAACCCATTCCTATGAAAAAAAGATTGCCCAAGAAGCCGCTGCTTTGGAAGGTTTACCTCAAATTGATGAGGGTGAAGAAGAAGGCGATTATTTAAATATTCCATTAAATAAAGAAGAATATTTTGCTTTTGTTGAAAAAGTTTTAAATGGTCCTAAGGTACCACACAAAGATTTTGAAGAACCCCGTTACTTTAATGGATGCCAACCAATCGAAGTTTTAGCCGAAAGCGGTCCCAGAACCCTTTCCTTTGGACCCATGAAACCAAAAGGATTAACCGATCCACGTACCGGTAGAATGCCTTATGCCGTAGTACAACTTCGTAAAGAAAAATTAGGGGATACCGCTTGGAATATGGTTGGTTTTCAAACCCGCCTCACTTGGGGAGCACAAAAAGAAATTTTATCTTCTTTACCCGGTTTAAATAAAGTGGAATTTTTTAGAATGGGAAGCATGCACCGCAACACCTATTTTGTTTCTCCTAATGTGTTAAATGAAGATTTTAGTTTAAAAGAAAACAATAAAATTTATTTAGCAGGACAAATTATGGGCGTTGAAGGCTATTTAGAAAGCTCTGCTATGGGTGTTTTTATTGGTCATGTGATTGGCAATAAGTTAACAAAAAAGAAACTATTAACGATCCCTCCAGCAAATACTTCTCTCGGCTGCCTTGCCCGTTACTGTATTTATGGCGAAGCAAAAAAGTTTACGCCCATGAATATTCACTGGGGATTATTTAATGAATTAAGCAAAGAAGATATTAATAAATACAGCTCACAACCTGAACAAGTTTTAAAAATGAAAAAAATAGATAAATCGGTAAAAAGAGAATTGATGGCCTGTCGTTCGGAAGATTTATTTCAGCAGTGGTATAAGATGGAGTTTGGGGAATAG